ATAATTTCTAGTATATATTTTAGGCTTTAAATAATTTGCAGACACAGGACAACGGTCATTAAGGTTCCGATTGAACAAAAGATTAGCTGGAGAAGGGCTATTTTCCTTCGGACTATTTCTGAAATTTAATAACGCAATATAAGGATCTGTGTTATcctctttacatttttttagtATAGATTTGACAATTTTGACCGAAGATTCCGCTAAACCGTTCGACTTTGGGTAGTCAGGAGACGAAGTAATATGCTTAAAACCATATGCATCCGCAAATTCTTTAAACTCTTTACAAGAATACTGTGGACCATTGTCACTTACAATCTCTAAAGGACAACCATGTCTAGCTATCATAGACTTAATATGATTGATGATAGTCCTTGAAGACAAGTCATTTAATCGAGCAACTTCAAAAAATTTACTGTAATAATCTACAACAACCAGATagtattgtttattaaattcaaAAAGATCAGTGCCTAACTTTAGCCATGGTAGTCTAGGTATGTCATGAAATTGAATTGGTTCTTTAGTATTATTTTTCCTAAATAAGGCACATGTTTGACAGTTGTTGCAGAGTTCTTTAATTTGACTTGTCAATCCAGGCCAAAATAGAACGTTTTTAGCTCTCCGAAGACATGTATTTAATCCTAAGTGACCTTCATGAATAATTTCTAGCATCATTTTTTGTAATCCTACTGAAATCACAATAAGATTATTTCTTAAAATTATCTGGTCGACTAGGGACAACTCATTGCGAAAATTCCAGAAAGGTTTTACTAATTCATTTAGGTTATTCTTAGAATTTGGCCAACCATTATGTATATAGTCTTTTAAACAGGACAATGTGGCATCCTCGTTCGTTTTCATGGCAATGAGTTGTCGCTTGTCACTTGAAATAGGCAACGAATCTATCATGACCTCAACATGACAAACAATTTCTTTGTTGAATTCTTCATCAAATTCCTTCGTTTCATCATTCTTGTCAACTAGGAAAGAGCGACTGAGAAAATCTGATATATACATTTGTTTTCCAGGTACATACTTAACAGTAATGTCATACCCTTGTATTTTAAGCATCATTCTTTGTAGTCTTGCAGGTACTAAAGACAggggttttttaaataaaatttctaatGCCGAATGATCGGTTTCAACTAGGGTATGTTTTCCTAAAATATACTTATGGAATTTGATGCATCCAAATACAATAGCAAACATCTCGCGTTCAACCTGGGCATAACCTTTCTGACATTCAGTTAGTGCCTTAGAAGCGTATGCAATAGGCTGTCTGTCTTGTAAAAGACAAGCGCCTACTCCTTCCGAGCTGCAATCTACCGAAACGACAACATCTTTATTACTGTCAAATAATTTAAGCGTGGGAGCGTTTGTTAATGCCTCCTTAAGTTTATTAAAAGCATTTTCATGAGAAGGAAGCCATTtaaataatatgtctttttTAAGAAGCTCGCGCAACGGGCTTGTAATAGTCGAGTAATTGTTGATAAATTTTGACAAGTAATttgtcattcctaaaaatcgtTCAAGTTCTTTCTTATCATGAATGCATTTTAATTCGGAAATGGCCATTACTTTAATTGGATCAGGTTTAACCCCTTGGTCACTTACAATCATGCCAAGAAATGAAATTTCTCTACACAGAACTTGGGACTTCTCCCTATTGAATTTGACATTACATTCTTGAGCTCTTTTCAATACATTTAGTAACACTTTATTATGTTCTTCCACCGTGCTGGCATAAATTATTAAATCATCGACATAAAATTGTACATTATCAATATCACTAAAAGTCTCTTCCATGCGTTCCTGAAACGCTTCTGTTGACACAGAAAGTCCAAATGGCAATCGTTTATAGGAGTAGTTACCAAATGGAGTAGAAAATGTGCATAACTTTGAACTTTCTGAGTCAAGTTGTACTGTCCAAAACCCACTGCTACAgtcaaatttagaaaaatacttAGAGCCTGATAACTTATCTAGTATGTCATCAACCGTTGGCAATTGCTTGTGTTTTCTGataatgaatttatttaaataccgagGGTCAATACATACGCGTATTTTATTGTTCTTCTTTTTTGTTACAACAATTGAGTTGACCCACTCCATCGGATCCTCATTTTTGGTAATTATTTGCTGTCTCACCATATTGTCCAACTCGTCCTTAAGGCTCTGTCTTAGTGCTATAGGGACCCGACGAGGTGGATCGGCTCTGGGAATTGCATTTTCCTGTAAAACAATTTTATAGGGTTTTTTAAAACAGCCTATACCATTGAACAAATTAGTATACTCTGACATGATTCTATTTGTGTCAGTGTTATTCGAGACATTTATAGTATGAACCATGTTTCTAGTGACTAATTTAAGTTTCATGCAAGATCTTAAGCCTAAAATTGTCATACAATCTGTGCTCACAATAACAAAATCAATGTTATCACACTTTCCATTCTTGAGATAAGATTTAATGGTGCACACACCTTTGACAGGTATGCACTTATCATGAAGTGTCACTAATTTAATGCGCTTAGTAACTATAAATCTCTCATCAAGGTTCAGCGACTTATAAGTAGCTAAGGACATGCAGTTTACCTGCGCACCAGTGTCTAGTTTGACGTTTATAGACTTATTATTTATAATCATAGTCTCAATCCACTCACATTCGCATTCACACTCACTGTTGATACAGCCAACGAAGAAGGACTCCTCGCTGTCGTCTTCAACCTGCTTCTCTGTTATGGCTGCAACCTGTTTGTTTCTGCAAACCTTCGCAAAATGATTAGGAATACCACACTTCTGGCACTTGCAACCTATAGCTGGGCATTGATGCGTGCGATCCCAGTTATTGCCGCAGCGATAGCATTTTCTTGTCTTGACGCTTCTTGTTTTTGAAGTATTGACATTGTTGACGTTATGTACTGGCGCAGTGCTGACGTTGAGCACGGAGGTGGCAGCTATCTCATTCGTTAGTTCCGTAACTTGCTTTTGAGACAATTCCGCAGCTCTGCACATGGTGATGGTCTTCTGCAGCGTCAGATCCTCCGTGCGCAGAAGCCTCTCCTTCATAGCGGTATTAGCTAGACCTATAACGATAACGTCTCTCACGAGTTCCTCTCTCTTGTCACTGAAGTTGCATGTCATACTTCTGTTCTGAAGGTCAGTAAGGAAATCGTCGAAGGACTCTGTAGCTCCTTGTGCCCTTGAAAAAAATTTGTGGCGTTGCATCGTGATGTTAACTTTAGGAATGAAATATGCATTAAATTTCTTTAGGACTTCTTCAAAGGTTTGCTTTGGCTCCAAATTAAACGAATTGTATATTTCTACACCCTTGTCACCCATGTTATGGAGCAGCAGAGCTGTTTTACGGTCATCGGAAACAGCTTCAAGGTCCTCGGCAAgaagaaatattttaatttttggaCCCACAATTTCCAATTCTCTTCCATAGAATCCGTGAATTCTAATGGTCGTATGTATGAGTAAGCATGTCCCTGCTTGTGTTGTGGACATTGTGATGCCGGCGAATTTGCCGCATTTGGTGAAATTTTACTTGACTCACCCATTTTTGTATTTCacacttattattttatacttctGACACCATATTTGTTAATTTATAGGTTAGTAAATTATAAGACCACATTATTGGTAGCCATCTTTTATTCAACAAGTTCCAAATCCCAATTCGACCATAAACTCAAACCATAGACTATTACCATAACGTAACACCGACCATACCCGACTTCGGGCTATAGGTACTATTAGTACTATTACGTTTGTCTTAGCCTTAACTAGTATCTTTTAAACGCGCCCGGGCTTGGCCTAGGACAAACTAATTTGGTCTTTATTGTgacacttagggccacttgcaccattcaccaacccggggttaaccagttaaacctggagttatcatggttaccagtacaatttgacactgtgttagcggtttaaccggttaaccccgagttagtggaatattgcaagtggcgcttagggaTACGGATTTAATTGGTACTCTTAAGGGTGTTTACCTGATAAGGCACTGTATCGATTTCAGTCACTAATCCGCCAGTAATCCGCTGTATGCTGATTTCACTTTCATGCTTCTTTATCATCTCAGCCAGTGGTATGCCGATACTTCGATGATAATCATATACACCAATGTTTGACGGTAATGAGTTGTAATTTATCACGAAAGCATTTGTTACTACGGACATTAACATGATAAGTGAAGTGAGTTTCATGTTGCTGAACATGTTCTTCAACATTTAAATATGAAgtttgatgataaaataaataataaaactagtttAGGTCACAgtcttttaaattttattgaagACGTCTCAATGTTAGTGAACTGGGAGAATAAGTATTTTATCATGATGACGGCTTATCTTCAACAGAGATAAAACGTGTGAAATGGTTAGGATATCTAGAGTACTAGTTAACTGTGAAGTAGTATGACTAAGCAAGTGCATACTATATGAAAGATGAGAGAAAAAATGCAATAATTTATCAATAACAgtcattttaatttataccCCACATTAAGCCAGAGTGGGGATTATAGCTCAAACCCTCTCGCGCTTGCTTGGCAACATTTGAAAGTTTCACCATA
This window of the Cydia fagiglandana chromosome 15, ilCydFagi1.1, whole genome shotgun sequence genome carries:
- the LOC134671213 gene encoding uncharacterized protein LOC134671213 → MTCNFSDKREELVRDVIVIGLANTAMKERLLRTEDLTLQKTITMCRAAELSQKQVTELTNEIAATSVLNVSTAPVHNVNNVNTSKTRSVKTRKCYRCGNNWDRTHQCPAIGCKCQKCGIPNHFAKVCRNKQVAAITEKQVEDDSEESFFVGCINSECECE